The DNA sequence CGAAAACCCCATGCTATCCGACCCCGACCTTCACCACGTAGAGGAGGCCTTCGGGAACCTCGAGTTCCTCGTCGTCCAGGACATCTTCATGAGCGAGACGGCAGAGCTCGCCGACGTCGTCCTTCCGGCCTCCTGCTACGCCGAGAAGGACGGCACCCAGACCAACACCGAGCGGCGCGTCCAGCGGCTGCGGAAAGCCCAGGAACCGCCCGGCGAGGCGAAAGAGGACTGGAAGATCATCTGCGAACTCGCCGGGCGGATGGGCATGGGCGACCAGTTCGCCTTTGCAGATCCGGAAGAGGTCTTCAACGAGATTGCCGCCGTCACGCCGTCCTACCACGGGATGAACTACGCACGCCTCGACCCGGACGGCCTCCACTGGCCCTGCCCGAGCATTGACCACCCGGGAACCCCGATCCTGCACACCGAGAAGTTCGCCACCCCCGACGGCCTCGGCATCTTCTCACCCATAGAGTGGAAACCACCGGCGGAGGTTCCGGACGCGGAGTATCCGTTCGTCCTCACCACCGGCCGCATCATCTGGCAGTGGCACACCGGGACTATGACCCGGAGGTCGTGGAGCCTTGAGAAAGAGGCCCCGACCGGCTGGATCGAGATCAATCCCGAGGACGCAGAGCAACTCGGTATCAAGGACGGTGAACTGGTGACGGCGAGCACACGTCGCGGCAGCGTCGATGTGCCTGCGAAAGTGACCGGTGAGATCAAGAAAGGGGTGATGTTCATGCCGTTCCACTACAAGGAATGCGCGGCGAACGTCCTGACCAACAACGCGCTCGATCCCATCGCCAAGATCCCCGAATTCAAGGCGTGTGCCGTCAAGGTAGAGAAGATTACGGAGGCCTGAAGATGACGGCAAAAGGCGATTTACTCTATGCGTGGACGACCGACGACACCCTTCGGGAGAAGGCCGAGACCGGCGGCGCCGTCTCTGCTCTCCTGAAGTACGCCCTCGAAAGCGGCACCGTCGATGCGGTCTTCGCCGTCCGGAAAGGTGCCGACGTCTATGACGCGGTACCGACGCTCATCACCGATCCGGCGGAGATAGGGGGGGCGGCAGGATCGCTCCACTGCGGGACCCTCCTCCTCCCGAAACAGATGAGACGGTGTCTGCTCGCAGTCGAGCCCGATATGAAAGTGGCTGCGGTGCTGAAAGGCTGCGATGTAAAGGCGATGTACGAGATGGCCAAGCGCAACCAGATTAACCTCGACAACGTCATCATGATCGGTCTCAACTGCGGCGGGACAATCAGACCGGAAACGGCCAGAATCATCGTTCGGGAGAAACTCGGACTCGATCCCGACGACGTCGTCAAGGAGGAGATCGACAAAGGAAAGTTCATCGTCATCACGAAAGACGGCGAACACAAGGGCATCTCCATCGACGAACTCGAAGAGGGAGCCGAGAACCTGCTCGGTGACGAGGGGCTCGGCCGCCGTTCCAACTGCCGCCGCTGCAAGATCAAGATACCCCGGCAGGCCGATCTTGCCTGCGGAAACTGGGGTGTCATCGGCGACAAGGCAGGAAACGCTACGTTCGTCGAGATAGGCTCGGAAAAAGGTGCAAACCTCGTGAACGGAGCAGTGAACGCCGGTGCTCTTGCGACCGAAGCCCCACCTGAGAAAGGGATCGCGATCCGCGGCAAGGTCGAGAACGCAATGCTCAAACTCGGTGATGCGTGGCGTGAGCGCTACTTTGGTGCACTTGGGGAAGGGAAAGAGCGCCTCCAGACGATTATGGAGGAGACGAGCCGCTGCATCAAGTGTTACTCCTGCATTGAGAACTGTCCGGTCTGCTACTGCCAGGACTGCAGCACAAAGCAAGACTACTTTGTCGAACCAGGGAAGGTGCCGCCGCCGTTTATGTTCCACCTGATCCGGTTCACCCACATCTCCGACTCCTGCGTCAACTGCGGCCAGTGCGAGGAACTCTGCCCGGTGGAGATCTCAAACTCGGTCTTTATGCATGCCCTGCAGGTCGACCTCGAGGAACTCTTCGGGTTCCACCCCGGCGAAGATATGACGCCGCCTGTCCTCGCACTCGTTGACGAAAAAGCGGAAAGGAAGCGCCTTGACGCAACCGGCAGCGACCAGATCTTCGATATCTTCACCAAATCCTGACACTTTTTAGAGGCCGATCCGGCTGTGCCCGCCTCCATCCTCACGGGTGAACCGGCCGCCGGTCTGCTCCGGAAGATACTCCTGCCCGGCTATCTGCGCAGAACGCCTGACGTACGCCTTCATGATATCGGTTCTCGTGAGAAAGCCGACGAGTACCCGGCCGTCATCGGGAGAAACGACGGGGAGATGGTGGATCTCATGCCGAATCATCGTGCTCAGTGCCTCTTCAAGGGTAGCCGTCGGCTGTACGGCTACGACCGGCGACGTCATTATCTCCTCAACGCAAACAGCAGTGAGACCGTCCACCCCCCTGACATCCCGAGTAGCCACGATGCCGATGAGCGATCCTTCCTGATTCAGCACGGGAAAACCGGTGTGCAGGGTCTCATCGATCAGCCGGAGCACCCGTCCCACAGGATCGGCTGGTGAGACCGCCACAATCCGGTCACGCGCCACCATAACCTCCCCCACCCGGATATCACCGAGGATCTCTATCGTATACTCGTCCCGGTGCGCTGCAGACTCTGCCCGGGTTAAGACCTGTTCGCGGAAGATCGTTGATTCACCGATCAGGAGATGTGCAATCGAAACCGCCCCCATCGCAGGTACGAGCAGGGAGAAGTCGCCGGTCATCTCTACGACCATTATCATAACGGCAATCGGGGCATGTGAGATCGCACCGAAGAGAGCGATCATCCCGACGACGACGAATGCCGGTACCGATTCGAGTGGGACGAGGCCGGGGAGGAGAAGGTGGAGCAGCGAACCAAGAGCACCCCCGGTCGCTCCCCCGATCATCAGACCCGGGGCGAAGACACCACCACTCCCCCCGGAGCCGATGGTGAATGATGTCGTCAGGATCTTCGTGAACGGGAGGAAAAGGAGCACACTGAGCGGGAGCATATTGTAGAGCGCGAGCTGTGCAAAGCCATACCCGGTTCCAAGGCTGGCAAACCCGATGATCGCCGCATCCGGCGAGAGAGACGCAAGACCGATAACGAGTATGCCGGTCAGAAACGCCCCGATCAGGGGCTTTATGTGGTTCGGCAGGTTGTAGCGGGAGAAAACGTCTTTGAATACCCGCTGTGTGCCGTAGAAGAGAAAGATATACAGGAGGCCGACTGCGGTCGAGACCACGCCCAGGAGGAGGAAGAGGGGTATCTGGTAAACATTCCAGGTGATCGTCGCTGCACCGAATACCGGCTCAAACCCCTCCACAAGACCAAATATGGCATACCCGATGACGGAAGCGAGGAATGCAGGGATAATGGCCTCGGTCTCGAAATCCTGCTTATACAGAATTTCAGCGGCGAGGATTGCTCCGCCGAGGGGAGCCATGAAGATCGTGCCGATCCCGGCGCCGACACCGGTCGCGATGGCTATTCGCCGCTCCTGCGCCGAGAGCCCCAGGAGGTCGGCGGCGATTGAGCCAAAACCCGCGGAGATCTGGGCGGTGGGGCCTTCACGCCCGGCACTTCCGCCCGTGGAGATGGTCAGGATGGCAGTAACCGCCTTGAGGAGAGGAACGCGCCACCGCATTCTGCCTTTCCCATGGAATGCCCTGATGGCCGCATCGGTCCCATGTCCTTCAGCCTCCGGTGCCAGGGTATAGACAAGCAGACCGGAAACAAGGCCTCCGAAGCAGATGACGGGAAGAATCAT is a window from the Methanoculleus taiwanensis genome containing:
- a CDS encoding Coenzyme F420 hydrogenase/dehydrogenase, beta subunit C-terminal domain translates to MTAKGDLLYAWTTDDTLREKAETGGAVSALLKYALESGTVDAVFAVRKGADVYDAVPTLITDPAEIGGAAGSLHCGTLLLPKQMRRCLLAVEPDMKVAAVLKGCDVKAMYEMAKRNQINLDNVIMIGLNCGGTIRPETARIIVREKLGLDPDDVVKEEIDKGKFIVITKDGEHKGISIDELEEGAENLLGDEGLGRRSNCRRCKIKIPRQADLACGNWGVIGDKAGNATFVEIGSEKGANLVNGAVNAGALATEAPPEKGIAIRGKVENAMLKLGDAWRERYFGALGEGKERLQTIMEETSRCIKCYSCIENCPVCYCQDCSTKQDYFVEPGKVPPPFMFHLIRFTHISDSCVNCGQCEELCPVEISNSVFMHALQVDLEELFGFHPGEDMTPPVLALVDEKAERKRLDATGSDQIFDIFTKS
- a CDS encoding chloride channel protein, translating into MLIETVVTPYKKIILIAVLIGVISGIGALFFFEGLKIGTAFFMGDVVGFHLPEEGQTVADIAQWAPPDHLWMILPVICFGGLVSGLLVYTLAPEAEGHGTDAAIRAFHGKGRMRWRVPLLKAVTAILTISTGGSAGREGPTAQISAGFGSIAADLLGLSAQERRIAIATGVGAGIGTIFMAPLGGAILAAEILYKQDFETEAIIPAFLASVIGYAIFGLVEGFEPVFGAATITWNVYQIPLFLLLGVVSTAVGLLYIFLFYGTQRVFKDVFSRYNLPNHIKPLIGAFLTGILVIGLASLSPDAAIIGFASLGTGYGFAQLALYNMLPLSVLLFLPFTKILTTSFTIGSGGSGGVFAPGLMIGGATGGALGSLLHLLLPGLVPLESVPAFVVVGMIALFGAISHAPIAVMIMVVEMTGDFSLLVPAMGAVSIAHLLIGESTIFREQVLTRAESAAHRDEYTIEILGDIRVGEVMVARDRIVAVSPADPVGRVLRLIDETLHTGFPVLNQEGSLIGIVATRDVRGVDGLTAVCVEEIMTSPVVAVQPTATLEEALSTMIRHEIHHLPVVSPDDGRVLVGFLTRTDIMKAYVRRSAQIAGQEYLPEQTGGRFTREDGGGHSRIGL